In Vanrija pseudolonga chromosome 4, complete sequence, a single window of DNA contains:
- the PAB1_0 gene encoding Polyadenylate-binding protein, cytoplasmic and nuclear: MPSPLDDLHEVRLHGLNKSITTEALGEFLGKGVVRVRGIILHPQQATGFQWAQTWVETEVEVASLLGLRESLAANGIISRFKVPDRKASITPPQTSWDALSQLSKTPRSQPTPGLLGGLRTSFEEQYDPRDPHAPLPRNLYILNLPIELTQIEFKDLFLSFGSVEHSILLSQLDGMGRRRGFVLMSSHREAMDVIHQMHGKWIEGMKLDVSWALVQREAKNMPQSKLQHLATVLTLDTLPNRVIHPPTSPQRVRESVTDSTVIVENLDAKFFPDTETVAAIFQPFGPIARVMRLSDSPFSVAIQFEHAISAVALISANGLQLGDRILQTRPFSADTNSNFNPFSDLGYDVKGRPMAGRLSPLPPRHTRLNADSQPFIPTFKPAAAEVLKSSAFSSVLATIQKGSSSNLSSDLDRDSQSSSPHSARTGSHSATAGVKLEH; encoded by the exons ATGCCGTCACCACTTGACGATCTTCACGAGGTCCGCCTCCATGGCCTCAACAAGAGTA TCACGACTGAGGCTCTCGGCGAGTTCCTGGGCAAGGGTG TAGTCCGTGTTCGCGGTATCATTCTCCACCCCCAGCAGGCCACCGGGTTCCAGTGGGCTCAGACCTGGGTCGagaccgaggtcgaggtggctAGCCTGCTCGGCCTTCGCGAgtccctcgccgccaatgGCAT CATCTCTCGCTTCAAGGTTCCCGACAGAAAGGCCAgcatcacgccgccgcagaccTCGTGGGACGCCCTTAGCCAGCTCTCCAAGACCCCTCGTTCTCAGCCTACCCCTGGTCTTCTGGGCGGACTCCGCACGTCGTTTGAGGAGCAGTACGACCCTCGCGACCCGCACGCTCCACTCCCTAGGAACCTATACATCCTCAACCTCCCCATCGAGCTCACCCA GATCGAGTTCAAGGACCTGTTCCTTTCCTTCGGGTCAGTGGAGCACTCTATTCTTCTCTCACAGCTAGATGGCATGGGACGCCGGAG GGGCTTCGTTCTCATGTCTTCTCACCGCGAGGCCATGGACGTCATTCACCAGATGCACGGCAAGTGGATCGA ggGAATGAAGCTCGATGTCTCATGGGCGCTTgtgcagcgcgaggccaagAACATGCCTCAGAGTAAGCTCCAGCACCTGGCTACCGTGCTGACTCTAGACACTCTCCCCAACCGCGTTATTCACCCTCCAACGTCGCCACAGCGTGTCCGCGAGTCTGTGACGGATTCCACTGTCATTGTTGAGAACCTT GACGCCAAGTTCTTCCCCGACACTGAGACGGTGGCCGCCATCTTTCAGCCGTTTGGACCCATCGCTCGCGTGATGCGGCTGTCCGACTCCCCCTTCAGCGTCGCCATTCAGTTCGAGCACGCCATCTCGGCTGTGGCTCTGATCAGCGCCAATGGGCTTCAGCTCGGTGACCGTATCCTCCAGACCCGTCCATTCTCGGCGGACACCAACTCGAACTTCAACCCATTCTCCGACCTTGGCTACGATGTCAAGGGCCGACCAATGGCTGGCCGCCTGTCGCCGCTCCCTCCGCGCCACACTCGCCTCAATGCCGACTCGCAGCCGTTCATCCCCACGTTCAAgccagcggccgccgaggtcctcaagtcgagcgccttctcctcggtgCTTGCCACCATCCAAAAGGGTTCCAGCAGCAACCTGTCGAGCGACCTTGACCGCGATTCCCAGTCGTCGAGCCCTCACTCGGCCCGTACCGGCAGCCACAGTGCTACCGCcggcgtcaagctcgagcaCTAG
- the URA1 gene encoding Orotidine 5'-phosphate decarboxylase, giving the protein MAPHPVTTKTYASRAASHPNSTARRLLETMERKKTNLCVSVDVTKSAEILDIVRQVAPYVCMVKTHIDIVEDFTIDLAHELRRLADELDFVIFEDRKFADIGNTVELQYSSGVHKIASWSHLTNAHVVPGPGIITGLGAAGKPLGNALILLAEMSSAGNLASGEYTEKAVQMAREAGLDWVVGFIAMHRVDKADDPDFLVITPGVGLDVRGDGRGQQYRTPHEVVHDSGCDVIIVGRGIYKNKDAVAAEAKRYQEAGWKAYEERLQRTA; this is encoded by the exons ATGGCTCCCCACCCCGTCACCACCAAGACgtacgcctcgcgcgcggcatcgCACCCCAACTCtaccgcccgccgcctcctcgagaCAATGGAGCGCAAAAAGACAAACCTCTGCGTGTCGGTCGACGTGACCAAGTCGGCCGAGATCCTCGACATTGTTCGCCAGGTCGCCCCATACGTCTGCATGGTCAAG ACCCAcatcgacattgtcgaggacTTTACCATCGACCTTGCCCATGAGCTCaggcgcctcgccgacgagcttgacTTTGTCATCTTCGAGGACCGCAAGTTTGCCGACATTG GCAACACGGTCGAGCTTCAGTACAGCTCTGGTGTCCACAAGATTGCCTCGTGGTCTCACCTCACCAACGCCCACGTCGTGCCCGGCCCTGGCATCATCACGGGCCTCGGAGCTGCCGGTAAACCCCTCGGCAACGCCCTCATCCTGCTGGCTGAGATGAGCTCGGCCGGTAacctcgccagcggcgagtACACCGAGAAGGCTGTTCAGATGGCCCGTGAGGCTGGCCTCGACTGGGTCGTCGGCTTCATCGCCATGCACCGTGTTGACAAGGCTGATGACCCCGACTTTTTGGTCATCACCCCCGGTGTCGGTCTGGACGTCAGGGGCGACGGCCGTGGTCAGCAGTACCGCACCCCTCACGAGGTCGTGCACGACTCGGGCTGCGATGTCATCATTGTTGGCCGCGGCATCTACAAGAACaaggacgccgtcgccgccgaggcaaAGAGGTATCAGGAGGCCGGATGGAAGGCCTACGAGGAGCGCCTGCAACGCACTGCTTAG
- the UFD1 gene encoding Ubiquitin fusion degradation protein 1 codes for MNHGIDDDDGLDYPAPMAGPSGLLAQLMGAGRFARASPARAYDEYFKAFSVATMTHGHERPQLMYGGKIIMPPSALAKLTSLDIEGPWTFQLRNPRNPTVHQTHAGVLEFIAEEGIVHLPAWMMQALNLNEGDPVRLTGATLPKGKMVKIQAQSVDFLEVADAKAVLESALRAYSVLTKGDIIEITYNSLTFEFLIMETYPEGPGISIIDTDLEVDFAPPKGYVEPPRKAPAPIPTMADKLKIDLGGTTSADPSRPVSSLSTHTQGSGEIPLESFTGVGQSLSGKRVKGKGLARKIEEVDASSKINRHTGPRIITPDSLNDDRKVPTALVLPAGKFFFGYKYIPFDPAKTPKKKEEGAPAPPTSFQGAGNSLRRGAQANSAPSPATPNADETPKAEEKPDPWASLGSGNKLSGRKRAAEASPAPAPPAPARNPTPPPAPTQNEVIDATMLDEDDFWVPEYDEDEDVIEIDSD; via the exons ATGAACCACGGaatcgacgacgacg ACGGTCTCGACTACCCCGCTCCCATGGCCGGGCCaagcggcctcctcgcccagctcatGGGTGCTGGACGCTTTGCTCGCGCTTCGCCTGCCAG AGCTTATGACGAATACTTCAAGGCGTTCTCGGTGGCGACCATGACCCATGGACATGAGCGCCCGCAGCTGATGTACGGAGGCAAGA TCATCATGCCTCCGTCGGCGCTTGCCAAGCTCA CCTCGCTCGACATTGAGGGCCCTTGGACGTTCCAGCTCCGCAACCCTCGCAACCCTACTGTCCACCAGACGCATGCTGGTGTTCTCGAATTcattgccgaggagggcatcgTGCACCTTCCTGCCTGG ATGATGCAGGCTCTCAACCTCAACGAGGGTGACCCCGTCCGTCTGACCGGTGCTACTCTCCCCAAGGGCAAGATGGTCAAGATTCAGGCGCAGTCGGTCGACTTCCTCGAGGTTGCAGACGCCAAGGCTGT CCTCGAGTCCGCGCTTCGCGCCTACTCGGTTCTCACCAAGGGCGACATCATCGAGATCACCTACAACTCGCTCACGTTCGAGTTCCTCATCATGGAGACGTACCCCGAGGGTCCAGGTATTTCCATCATCGACACggacctcgaggtcgacttcGCTCCTCCCAAGGGCTATGTCGAGCCACCTCGCAAGGCACCTGCTCCTATCCCTACGATGGCGGACAAGCTCAAgatcgacctcggcggcaccACCTCTGCGGACCCCTCTCGTCCCGTCTCTTCGCTTTCGACTCACACCCAGGGCTCTGGCGAGATCCCGCTCGAGAGCTTCACTGGTGTCGGTCAGAGCCTCAGCGGCAAGCgcgtcaagggcaagggcctgGCTAGGAAGATTGAGGAAGTCGACGCCAGCAGCAAGATCAACCGTCACAC CGGCCCGCGCATCATCACGCCTGATTCACTCAACGACGACCGCAAGGTCCCCACGGCCCTCGTTCTTCCCGCCGGCAAGTTCTTCTTCGGCTACAAGTACATTCCATTCGACCCGGCCAAGACACCAAAGAAGAAGGAAGAGGGAGCTCCGGCGCCCCCAACGTCGTTCCAGGGTGCTGGCAACTCGcttcgccgcggcgcgcaggccaaCTCTGCTCCTTCGCCTGCGACAcccaacgccgacgagacTCCCAAGGCTGAGGAGAAGCCTGACCCTTGGGCCAGCCTCGGATCCGGTAACAAGCTTTCAGGCAGGAAGAGAGCGGCTGAAGCTTCGCCTGCACCCGCGCctccagcgccggcgcgcaatCCCACGCCACCCCCTGCGCCTACCCAAAACGAAGTCATTGACGCGACgatgctcgacgaggatgactTCTGGGTCCCAGAGTacgatgaggatgaggacgtGATTGAGATTGACTCGGATTAG
- the Mfsd1_2 gene encoding Major facilitator superfamily domain-containing protein 1, which translates to MSAPTPAVAPVTATPATEWEGATPTGSDDGRKVSASDDEKNAADLDPVVNENPAVLKGSGLAGDNESLDGAAVIPDVSDRSDIPWRLRIIAFLLIVFFNTGASYADNVLGPLKTRIRKELKITNAQFGAVASANALVNSILPIIGGIGMDYWGATYAAIISCIFICVGAVVSGISAHNNHYGLLVGGHIIMGFGSTIIGACQNKLYSHWFAGSTLAFVYGLDIAWNRVVSVITRTTAVPLSNIGGFWGWALWIPAMVCGFNMIMLMVYWWFERNVAPQYRPVLGKDARAKEGAFLKRRVKFNMLGQLPKFFWILCSTQLFQNAAVSVYTSNLSDIQVKTRGTKTLAAGYNSSIQPVVPIVLTPLAGLFFDRIGYRVVFISFTGMLYVIVFSLIGLTKVHPLVPIIISSFALSTNAVTFLASIPVLVGNDRLIGTAFGVWKSFQNCNTLILEVAAGAIQDRTKNQEYYNVIYFLIAIKSIETLLGPLYDYLDGKWLGHSLRRPEKVRVAIRKEAIEKGIEYEGWRISRWTRRAVLTQLSCMIIAGWTLYIVYSLGT; encoded by the exons ATGAGCGCACCCACACCAGCAGTAGCACCAgtgacggcgacgccagcgacCGAGTGGGAGGGCGCCACGCCCACGGGCTCGGACGACGGGCGCAaggtctcggcctcggacgacgagaagaacgccgccgacctcgacccgGTGGTCAACGAGAACCCGGCGGTCCTCAAGGGCTCCGGGCTGGCAGGCGACAACGagtcgctcgacggcgccgccgtcatccccGACGTCTCGGACCGCAGTGACATCCCGTGGCGGCTGCGCATTATCGCCTTCTTGCTGATCGTCTTCTTCAACACGGGCGCGTCGTACGCTGACAACGTGCTCGGCCCGCTCAAGACGCGTATTCGCAAGGAGCTGAAGATTACCA ACGCCCAAttcggcgccgtcgcctcggccaaCGCCCTCGTCAACTCGATCCTGCCCATcatcggcggcatcggcatgGACTACTGGGGCGCGACGTACGCGGCTATTATTTCGTGTATCTTTATCTGTGTCGGTGCGGTTGTGTCGGGTATC TCCGCCCACAACAACCACTACGGCCTCCTGGTCGGCGGACACATCATCATGGGCTTTGGCAGCACCATCATCGGCGCGTGCCAGAACAAGCTCTACTCGCACTGGTTTGCCGGCTCGACGCTCGCGTTTGTCTACGGCCTCGACATTGCGTGGAACCGCGTCGTGTCGGTCATTACGCGTACGACGGCCGTCCCGCTGTCCAACATTGGCGGCTTCTGGGGCTGGGCGCTCTGGATCCCCGCCATGGTCTGCGGCTTCAACATGATCATGCTCATGGTCTACTGGTGGTTCGAGCGCAACGTCGCCCCCCAGTACCGCCCCGTCCTGGGCAAGGACGCGCGTGCCAAGGAGGGCGCGTTCTTGAAGCGCCGCGTCAAGTTCAACATGCTCGGCCAGCT ccccAAGTTCTTCTGGATCCTCTGCTCCACCCAGCTGTTCCAGAACGCCGCAGTCTCAGTCTACACCTCCAACCTGTCCGACATTCAGGTCAAGACCCGCGGCACCAAGACCCTCGCGGCAGGCTACAACTCGTCGATCCAGCCCGTGGTCCCCATCGTGCTCACCCCGCTTGCGGGCCTCTTCTTCGACCGTATCGGCTACCGTGTCGTCTTCA TCTCCTTCACCGGCATGCTCTACGTCATCGTCTTCTCCCTCATCGGCCTCACCAAGGTCCACCCCCTCGTCCCCATCATCATCTCGTCGTTCGCCCTCTCCACGAACGCcgtcaccttcctcgcctctATCCCCGTCCTCGTTGGTAACGACCGTCTTATTGGCACCGCGTTCGGCGTGTGGAAGTCTTTC CAAAACTGCAACACCCTCATCCTCGAagtcgctgccggcgccatcCAGGACCGCACAAAGAACCAGGAGTACTACAACGTCATCTACTTTCTCATCGCCATCAAGTCGATCGAGACGCTGCTCGGCCCTCTCTACGACTACCTCGACGGCAAGTGGCTTGGCCACTCGCTCCGCAGGCCCGAAAAGGTCCGTGTCGCTATCCGAAAGGAGGCCATCGAGAAGGGAATCGAGTACGAGGGTTGGCGTATCTCGCgctggacgaggcgcgcagtTCTCACCCAGCTGTCGTGCATGATTATTGCCGGCTGGACCCTGTACATTGTCTACTCGCTTGGAACTTAG